The DNA window CAGTCAGAGCAAGTGGGTAAGTTAGACCCAGGCGCAAATAACACCTCTACCGCCGCCTAACCCAAGGAGACATACACCTATGAAAGCATCTCTCAAAGCCAACCTGCTCAAGCACTTCATCGCTAAGAAAGAAGAAGGCGGCTTCACCCTAATTGAACTGCTGGTGGTTATCATCATCATCGGTATTCTGGCTGCTATCGCTTTGCCTTCTTTCCTTAACCAGGCCAACAAAGCTCGTCAGTCTGAAGCTAAAACCTATGTTGGTTCCATGAACCGTGGCCAGCAAGCCTACCGCTTAGAAAACCCCACCTTTGCTCCTGGTTTTGTAGAACTAGCCATTGGTATTCCTTCCAATACTACTTACTACAACTACACCATTGGCGCTAGTGGCCCCTTTGGCGCAACGGCTTTTGCTGACAGAGTTGATACTGCTCTGAAGAGCTACGTCGGTGCTGCCCAGCTAAACTCGGGTAGCGCAACCACAGAAGCCACCACGATTGCACTCATTTGTGAATCGACTCAAGCTAACGTGGCTGCTGCTGCCGGTGCGCTCACTAACTTCAGCACTTCTGCAAGCCAGTCGGCTACTTCTTGCACAACCGGTACCTGGAAGAAACTCTAAGTTATTGACTAGCGCTTGACTCTTAGTTTCTAATAACAAATCGGGGATCAGCTACTTGTTCTTGTGTAGCTGATCCTTAATCGTTTAAAGAAAGTTTGAAGAAGCCTCCGTCAATTCAATGTCGAGAGTTATACAAACCCTTAGGTTTGATGAAAAGGCTAGCTAGCCAAGAATGGGTTTTGTGATTTGTGCCGCTCAGAATATTTTGACTTTCGTAGCATTTCTCACTTCTTAAGAACCTATCCAAATTTGTTTGTTATTTGTTAGGCGATGGCTGTTGCGGTGAAGTGGAAAATTGGATGTGCACAAACTATCGAGCGGCAAGAAAAGAAAACAGAGGCGATTAATCGACCCAATTTGCTGCGCTGCTAAAAAACGCTGAACAAAAGCTTTGTTCAGCGTTTTCTAGTTTAATAACCCGTCTCTGGCTCCAGCGTTAGCCTCCAGCTACGGCAGGGACGATGCTGACTTCGTCGCCATCGTTAAGAGCGGTCTCTTTGCCATCGAGAAAGCGAATGTCTTCGCTATTAACGTAGAAGTTGACAAAGCGGCGTAGCTCACCAGAATCGTCACAAAGCCGGGCTTTGATGCCAGGGCAGTTGCTCTCTAAATCATTGAGCAGATCTACAATATTGCCACCACTACACTCAAGGGCAGCCTGGTTGTTGGTGAATTTTTGCAGTGGAGTTGGAATTAGTACTTTAACAGCCATGGGTGTAATAAATGAATCAAGAAAATAAGAGCAATCTGTCAGTAAGAGTATAGAGAGTAAAGTTCAAGGTTTAAACTGAAAATCAGCTACTTAAACCTTGAACCTCATACCTTAATCCCTAGACCAATACCTGCTGCCATTCCAATCGGTCGAGGGTTCGAGAGCGCTCTAGAGCACGCTCGAAGCTGTCGAGCTTAGGCTCAATGGTAAAGGGCTCGCCGATGTAACCCTGTACAGCTTCTTGGGTCTTCAATCCGTTGCCGGTGATGTAGACGACTGTAGACTCATCAGGGTTAATCTTACCGGCTTCAACCAGCTTTTTGAGCACTGCAAT is part of the Leptolyngbya subtilissima AS-A7 genome and encodes:
- a CDS encoding type IV pilin-like G/H family protein yields the protein MKASLKANLLKHFIAKKEEGGFTLIELLVVIIIIGILAAIALPSFLNQANKARQSEAKTYVGSMNRGQQAYRLENPTFAPGFVELAIGIPSNTTYYNYTIGASGPFGATAFADRVDTALKSYVGAAQLNSGSATTEATTIALICESTQANVAAAAGALTNFSTSASQSATSCTTGTWKKL
- a CDS encoding MoaD/ThiS family protein translates to MAVKVLIPTPLQKFTNNQAALECSGGNIVDLLNDLESNCPGIKARLCDDSGELRRFVNFYVNSEDIRFLDGKETALNDGDEVSIVPAVAGG